The following coding sequences lie in one Spirosoma sp. KUDC1026 genomic window:
- a CDS encoding anti-sigma factor domain-containing protein: protein MNVAEYITSGILESYALGTVSDQERREVECLSSIYPDIRREIDELTEALEKYALAQSVEPPASVKEKLLQQLEFPASEPSIVRPMYPSEPLSGPTFRTTWLVAASVGLLLLVFSFYLFSQLRSNQEALASLRTANETLKAESHQLSDWQKQQDQMMALLRQPGTRTLVLQGNDKAPKGEVLVFWNANSRQVVVNASALPQLGPDQQYQLWSLVDGKPIDAGVFDVAQSGRVVQQLNRPIARSDAFAITVEKRGGNPTPTMATLLAMQPVNS from the coding sequence ATGAACGTAGCGGAATACATAACATCAGGTATTCTTGAATCGTACGCACTTGGCACAGTGAGTGACCAGGAACGGCGCGAGGTCGAGTGCCTTTCGTCTATTTATCCCGACATACGTAGGGAAATAGACGAATTAACGGAAGCTCTTGAAAAGTATGCCCTGGCGCAGAGTGTCGAACCACCGGCGTCGGTCAAAGAAAAACTCCTTCAACAGCTGGAATTTCCGGCATCTGAGCCGAGCATTGTACGCCCGATGTACCCCAGTGAGCCCTTATCCGGACCTACTTTCAGGACGACCTGGCTGGTAGCGGCCTCGGTAGGTCTGCTTTTGCTGGTATTTTCGTTTTATTTATTTTCTCAGCTACGGAGTAATCAGGAGGCATTGGCCAGCCTGCGTACAGCCAACGAAACGCTGAAGGCCGAAAGCCACCAGTTAAGCGACTGGCAGAAACAGCAGGATCAGATGATGGCTCTGCTTCGTCAGCCGGGAACCCGTACGCTTGTCTTACAGGGTAACGACAAGGCCCCCAAAGGCGAAGTACTCGTCTTCTGGAATGCAAACTCCCGCCAGGTAGTTGTCAACGCGTCCGCACTCCCCCAGCTCGGGCCCGATCAGCAGTACCAGCTTTGGTCGCTGGTTGACGGTAAACCCATCGACGCCGGGGTATTCGACGTAGCACAGTCCGGTCGGGTTGTTCAGCAACTGAACCGGCCTATTGCCCGGTCCGATGCTTTCGCTATTACGGTTGAAAAACGGGGTGGCAATCCAACGCCAACCATGGCTACACTGCTGGCTATGCAGCCCGTAAATTCCTGA
- a CDS encoding TIGR02757 family protein codes for MDFSSLADLLNAKADQYNRPSFIERDPISIPHRFSRKQDIEIMGFWSAMLAWGQRPVILKKSAELVTLMDGAPYDFIRNHEETDLKRFLSFKHRTFNATDALYFLHFFHQYYQQHDSLEEAFLSNPASASAETVESALIGFHDRFCCDPFFPDRTRKHIATPARNSSCKRLLMFLRWMVRRDGQGVDFGVWTRLRPEQLVMPIDVHVNRVARKLGLLTRPQTDWKAAIELTQTLRQFDANDPVRYDFALFGLGVEGEM; via the coding sequence ATGGATTTTTCTTCCCTCGCCGACTTACTGAACGCTAAAGCGGATCAGTACAATCGCCCGTCGTTTATTGAACGCGACCCCATCAGTATTCCGCACCGGTTCAGCCGGAAACAGGATATCGAAATCATGGGCTTCTGGTCGGCAATGCTGGCCTGGGGACAGCGGCCCGTAATTCTCAAGAAATCGGCGGAGCTGGTTACGCTGATGGATGGTGCTCCATACGACTTCATCCGGAACCACGAAGAAACCGACCTCAAACGGTTTCTGTCCTTCAAACACCGTACGTTCAACGCTACCGACGCGTTGTATTTCCTGCATTTCTTTCACCAATATTACCAGCAGCACGACTCGCTGGAGGAAGCTTTCCTGAGCAATCCAGCGTCGGCGTCCGCCGAAACGGTTGAGTCAGCTCTGATCGGCTTTCATGATCGGTTCTGCTGCGATCCGTTTTTCCCTGACCGTACGCGCAAGCATATTGCTACGCCCGCCCGCAATTCATCCTGCAAACGGCTGCTGATGTTTCTGCGCTGGATGGTTCGACGGGACGGGCAGGGGGTCGATTTCGGGGTATGGACGCGATTACGTCCCGAACAGCTGGTCATGCCGATCGATGTGCACGTCAACCGCGTAGCCCGGAAACTGGGCCTGCTCACCCGCCCCCAAACCGACTGGAAAGCGGCTATCGAACTAACGCAGACGTTACGCCAGTTTGATGCCAATGACCCGGTGCGGTACGATTTTGCGTTGTTCGGGCTTGGCGTTGAGGGCGAGATGTAA
- a CDS encoding LysM peptidoglycan-binding domain-containing protein, with protein sequence MKKIVMLAASLLLSGTLFTTALQAHPGLPSYKVAVDSIGIEKKDGKLFILHKVTEGQTMYAVARRYGRAVAEIKAANPGVPDALRYNQVIRVPVPEGSISRKQEKALTKAIREEEKMKKRESKAKETAKAEPAAKVETPEAKANKEIKKSTDPTQSDIHVVEAGQTLYSLAQRYNVSQSDLRKWNNLTSNNVLIGQALITSEKAYQARTPSTPYKAAAKTADSSTRSTRTTPERTPKASRPEPKTEPKPEAKPEPKTETKTESKPEPKTDRPAPEAARPEAPTPAVTPKPSDDVVVETPRAGNDAPMPTRGRRISSSGIAEEIEGSDNSGKYLALHRSAPIGSLVQVRNAFNNQSVWVKVVGRLPDTGVNDKILIKLSSQAFTKLSPNDQRFRADVSYIVR encoded by the coding sequence ATGAAAAAGATCGTTATGCTTGCCGCTTCCCTCCTGTTAAGCGGCACCCTTTTCACGACTGCCTTGCAAGCCCATCCGGGTTTACCTAGTTATAAGGTCGCCGTTGATTCAATCGGCATCGAGAAAAAAGATGGGAAACTTTTTATCCTACACAAAGTCACGGAAGGCCAGACCATGTATGCCGTAGCCCGCCGGTACGGCAGGGCGGTTGCCGAGATTAAAGCAGCCAACCCCGGCGTTCCGGACGCTCTTCGCTACAATCAGGTGATCCGGGTGCCCGTTCCGGAAGGGTCGATCAGTCGGAAGCAGGAAAAGGCGCTGACGAAGGCGATCCGGGAAGAGGAAAAGATGAAGAAGCGCGAGTCCAAGGCAAAAGAAACGGCTAAAGCGGAGCCAGCCGCTAAAGTTGAGACGCCGGAAGCCAAAGCGAATAAAGAAATTAAGAAATCGACGGACCCAACCCAATCGGACATCCACGTGGTTGAAGCGGGCCAGACCCTCTACAGCCTCGCTCAGCGGTATAACGTGTCGCAGAGTGATCTGCGTAAGTGGAACAACCTGACCTCCAACAACGTCCTGATTGGTCAGGCGCTGATTACGTCGGAGAAGGCGTACCAGGCCCGTACGCCGTCGACTCCGTATAAAGCAGCCGCAAAAACAGCGGATTCGTCAACCCGAAGCACGAGAACCACTCCTGAACGGACGCCTAAAGCTAGCCGCCCGGAGCCGAAAACCGAGCCAAAACCAGAAGCCAAGCCGGAGCCGAAAACTGAAACCAAAACTGAGTCAAAGCCGGAGCCCAAGACCGACCGGCCAGCTCCTGAAGCAGCCCGGCCGGAAGCGCCAACCCCCGCCGTTACCCCAAAGCCCAGTGACGACGTTGTGGTCGAAACCCCACGGGCGGGTAATGACGCCCCGATGCCTACGCGCGGTCGGCGGATTTCCAGCAGCGGTATTGCCGAAGAAATTGAAGGGAGCGACAATTCCGGCAAATACCTGGCGCTGCACCGCTCGGCCCCTATCGGATCGCTGGTGCAGGTACGTAACGCGTTCAACAACCAAAGCGTCTGGGTTAAAGTGGTAGGCCGGCTGCCGGATACAGGCGTGAACGACAAGATTCTAATTAAGTTGTCAAGTCAGGCGTTTACGAAACTTTCGCCTAACGACCAGCGTTTTCGGGCTGACGTAAGTTACATTGTCCGCTAA
- the msrB gene encoding peptide-methionine (R)-S-oxide reductase MsrB produces MNSTLLTWLSAWLLVGFTLFTICSPTISGASAEPSVTSPNQTQPGGRKVVKTDAEWKKILTADQYAVLRKEGTERAFTSPLNDIHQEGTFYCAACHNPLFSSSTKFDSGTGWPSFYKPISKNAVDEKTDKAFGMVRTEVICNVCGGHLGHVFDDGPKPTGLRYCMNGIAMTFEKK; encoded by the coding sequence ATGAACTCTACCCTGTTAACCTGGCTTTCGGCTTGGCTGTTAGTCGGTTTTACCCTTTTTACTATTTGTTCTCCCACCATTTCCGGTGCATCTGCCGAGCCATCTGTCACGTCACCTAACCAAACGCAGCCCGGTGGTCGCAAGGTCGTTAAGACGGACGCTGAATGGAAGAAAATACTAACGGCTGATCAGTACGCAGTGCTTCGTAAAGAAGGCACCGAACGCGCCTTTACCAGTCCGCTCAATGACATCCATCAGGAAGGTACGTTCTATTGTGCAGCCTGCCATAACCCCCTGTTCTCATCGAGTACCAAGTTCGATTCTGGTACGGGTTGGCCCAGCTTCTACAAACCCATTTCCAAAAACGCGGTCGATGAGAAAACTGACAAGGCCTTTGGTATGGTTCGGACCGAAGTTATCTGCAACGTATGCGGAGGACACCTCGGTCACGTTTTCGACGATGGCCCCAAACCAACCGGCCTACGGTATTGCATGAATGGCATAGCTATGACGTTTGAGAAAAAATAA
- a CDS encoding aldehyde dehydrogenase family protein encodes MQTILPSPTQPIKPGTSTGQQFWPADTASGGKTIDSQSPVDGKLIARVYTSGRSDYDQVVTTAQAAFLNWRQVPAPRRGDIVRQMGEQFRQYKRELGTLVSYEMGKSLQEGLGEVQEIIDICDFAVGLSRQLYGLTMSSERPSHRMMEQWHPLGVVGIISAFNFPVAVWSWNAMLAWVCGDVCIWKPSEKTPLTALACQQIIGDVLRANDVPEGVSCLVTGDYKVGEWLANDPRVALVSATGSTRMGKAVAQAVAGRLGRSLLELGGNNAIILTEHADLELAIPAIVFGAVGTAGQRCTTTRRLIIADSIYDDVKQRLQKAYAQIRIGNPLDESFHVGPVIDQQAVRQYQATVDEIRQAGGRFVVEPGVLNGPGFESGCYVKPCIAEAQNEWPVVQRETFVPILYLLRAHSLEDAIAQQNGVPQGLSSAIFTLNMREAEQFLAAAGSDCGIANVNIGTSGAEIGGAFGGEKETGGGRESGSDAWKAYMRRQTNTINYGTTMPLAQGISFAL; translated from the coding sequence ATGCAGACGATTCTCCCCTCACCAACCCAGCCCATCAAGCCGGGCACCAGTACCGGGCAGCAATTCTGGCCAGCCGATACCGCCAGCGGTGGAAAAACTATTGATTCGCAGTCGCCGGTTGATGGCAAATTAATTGCTCGCGTCTACACGTCCGGCCGTAGCGATTATGACCAGGTTGTTACCACCGCTCAGGCGGCCTTTCTAAACTGGCGGCAGGTTCCGGCTCCCCGCCGGGGTGACATTGTGCGGCAAATGGGCGAGCAGTTCCGGCAATACAAACGTGAATTAGGCACGCTGGTGAGCTACGAGATGGGTAAATCGCTGCAGGAAGGGCTGGGTGAGGTGCAGGAAATCATTGATATCTGCGACTTCGCGGTTGGCTTGTCACGACAGCTTTACGGGCTAACCATGTCGTCGGAACGTCCTTCGCACCGAATGATGGAGCAATGGCATCCGCTGGGCGTCGTAGGCATTATCTCCGCCTTCAATTTTCCGGTAGCGGTCTGGTCATGGAATGCCATGCTGGCCTGGGTCTGTGGTGATGTCTGCATCTGGAAACCGTCCGAAAAAACGCCCCTGACGGCGTTGGCCTGCCAGCAGATTATTGGCGACGTACTCCGGGCGAACGATGTTCCCGAAGGGGTATCCTGTCTGGTAACAGGTGATTATAAAGTGGGCGAGTGGCTGGCTAACGATCCTCGCGTGGCACTGGTTTCGGCAACAGGCAGCACCCGTATGGGAAAAGCCGTGGCGCAGGCTGTTGCTGGCCGTCTGGGACGCAGCCTGCTGGAACTAGGCGGCAACAATGCCATTATCCTTACCGAACATGCCGATCTGGAGCTGGCCATTCCGGCCATTGTTTTTGGCGCGGTAGGTACGGCGGGGCAACGGTGCACAACAACGCGACGACTCATTATCGCCGACAGCATTTACGACGACGTTAAACAACGGCTGCAAAAAGCGTACGCACAAATCCGCATCGGTAACCCACTGGATGAATCCTTTCATGTTGGTCCGGTAATCGACCAGCAGGCGGTTCGTCAGTACCAGGCAACGGTTGACGAAATTCGGCAGGCCGGTGGACGCTTTGTCGTTGAACCTGGTGTGCTGAACGGCCCTGGCTTCGAATCGGGATGTTACGTAAAACCCTGCATTGCCGAAGCCCAGAACGAATGGCCGGTGGTCCAGCGCGAGACCTTCGTGCCTATTCTGTATCTGTTGCGGGCGCACTCGCTCGAAGACGCCATTGCCCAGCAGAATGGGGTGCCGCAGGGATTATCATCGGCCATTTTCACCCTGAACATGCGCGAGGCTGAACAGTTTCTGGCGGCTGCCGGGTCCGACTGTGGTATCGCCAACGTGAACATCGGCACGTCGGGCGCCGAGATTGGGGGGGCCTTTGGCGGGGAGAAAGAAACCGGCGGAGGCCGGGAATCGGGTTCGGATGCCTGGAAAGCGTACATGCGCCGACAAACCAACACGATCAACTACGGTACGACGATGCCGCTGGCGCAGGGAATCTCATTTGCGTTATAG
- a CDS encoding RNA polymerase sigma factor — protein sequence MKRQSSLISESVLIERLNQHDQQAFQWLYDQYSPALYGVVLRIVRDEDQAQDLLQDIFVKIWKNLESYDATKGRLFTWMLNVSRNTAIDALRSRKTQPSNEIRTDEDSVHIVDRQHNTEQPNPDHIGLQDVVKQLRPDRKELIDLVYFGGYTHEEAAEELNLPLGTVKTRIRAALHELKQLFKS from the coding sequence GTGAAACGTCAGTCTTCTTTAATCTCGGAAAGTGTCCTGATCGAGAGGCTTAACCAGCACGATCAACAGGCCTTTCAGTGGCTCTATGATCAGTACTCGCCGGCCTTGTACGGGGTGGTACTTCGCATTGTACGCGATGAAGACCAGGCCCAGGATCTTTTACAGGACATCTTTGTCAAAATCTGGAAAAATCTGGAGTCATATGACGCCACCAAAGGACGTTTGTTTACCTGGATGCTGAACGTTTCGCGCAATACGGCCATTGATGCGCTGCGTTCGCGCAAAACACAGCCATCCAACGAAATCCGAACCGACGAGGATAGCGTACATATAGTTGATCGTCAACATAACACTGAACAGCCGAATCCAGACCACATCGGCCTTCAGGATGTTGTGAAGCAATTGCGCCCGGATCGGAAAGAACTTATCGATCTCGTTTACTTTGGGGGATACACGCATGAAGAAGCGGCCGAGGAGCTGAATCTTCCGCTGGGAACCGTCAAAACCCGTATCCGGGCTGCGTTGCATGAATTGAAGCAACTATTTAAGTCATGA
- a CDS encoding penicillin-binding protein 1A: MSEYRKRLQSVRHAFGSFRQRQQQLGRGIGRQINRQTRRIAGEERVNSWTAAYNEYYGSFRSFVHRYINPDSWYYPYLKKGTKIVLGLFLFLGLYVFTLNYNFLWLTGAMPSVEELKNPKLNQSSEIYSQDGVMIGKFYAENRTPIKYENIPQHLINALVATEDVRFYKHGGVDGRSVGRAVVGVLTGRSSSGGGSTITQQLAKNLFKTRRKTSTGLLTRIPLIRTIIYKSKEWLMALKLERNFTKEEILTYYFNTVDFGSNSFGLKTAARTFFNKAPDSLNVQEGAVLVGLQKATTAYNPLKNPKRSKERRDVVIGQMAKYNYLTTTQADSISELPLVTDFTPENPYSGPASYLKNAVQDQVKKWGEENGYDLYTDGLRIITTIDSRMQTYAEQATDERMKQLQRTFDNHWRGRNPWTDEDGNEIPGFIDSVARRTERYKSLARRFPNDPDSINYYMKVRKYKMRVFSWNSKKGYDSTNMTPYDSIAYYKHFLQSGMVAMDPHTGYVRAWVGGIDYDYFKYDHVKQGKRQPGSTFKPFVYTSVIDDTLLNLSPCDRIQDKPFRKEYRENGEDKVWEPRNSTGYYSYSNLTLRRAMARSVNSITAHLTDEVGPERVAQYAHRMGIKSSLQAVPSIGLGSSDVSLYELVGAYCTFVNDGEAIDPIIVQRIEDREGKEIESFTPTRQRAISEETAFLMRYMLQGGLQESGGTSQALWSFDLFKNKNEMGGKTGTTSNNSDGWFVGVSENLVVGAWVGGDDRSIHFRSTDMGEGAKTALPLVGTFLEKVYKDPKFKALQGPFHKPTIPITKNYLDCGYSDDEVESESDSTNVDAVGDSTLAPVIPGLDPTAPPDTTNRPQ, encoded by the coding sequence ATGAGTGAATACAGGAAGCGACTCCAATCGGTGAGACACGCCTTTGGATCATTCCGGCAACGCCAGCAACAGTTAGGCAGAGGCATTGGCCGCCAGATTAATCGTCAGACCCGTCGTATTGCTGGCGAAGAGCGGGTAAATTCCTGGACGGCGGCTTACAACGAGTATTATGGTAGTTTTCGCTCGTTTGTCCATCGGTATATTAATCCAGACAGCTGGTATTACCCGTATTTGAAAAAGGGCACCAAAATCGTGCTTGGTCTTTTCCTATTTCTGGGTCTGTACGTCTTCACACTGAATTACAACTTTCTCTGGCTGACGGGTGCCATGCCCAGCGTAGAAGAGCTGAAGAACCCAAAACTCAACCAGTCGTCGGAGATCTACTCGCAGGATGGGGTTATGATTGGCAAATTCTACGCCGAGAACCGGACGCCTATCAAATACGAGAACATTCCGCAGCACCTGATCAACGCGCTGGTTGCCACCGAAGACGTCCGGTTTTACAAACACGGCGGGGTTGACGGCCGGTCGGTGGGGCGCGCCGTTGTGGGCGTACTGACGGGACGAAGCAGCTCGGGTGGTGGCAGCACGATCACGCAGCAGCTCGCCAAAAACCTGTTTAAAACCCGTCGCAAGACATCAACGGGCCTGCTTACCCGAATCCCGCTCATTCGTACGATCATTTACAAGTCGAAAGAATGGCTGATGGCTCTCAAGCTGGAACGGAACTTCACGAAGGAGGAGATTCTGACGTACTACTTCAACACGGTAGACTTTGGCAGCAATTCGTTCGGGCTTAAAACGGCGGCCCGTACCTTTTTTAACAAAGCGCCCGACAGCCTGAACGTACAGGAAGGCGCGGTACTCGTTGGGCTGCAAAAGGCAACAACAGCCTACAATCCACTTAAAAATCCGAAACGCTCCAAAGAACGCCGGGACGTTGTTATCGGCCAGATGGCGAAGTACAACTATCTGACAACTACCCAGGCTGATTCCATCAGCGAACTACCACTGGTCACGGATTTCACGCCAGAGAACCCCTATTCTGGCCCCGCCAGTTACCTGAAAAATGCCGTTCAGGACCAGGTAAAAAAATGGGGGGAAGAAAACGGCTACGACCTATACACCGACGGGCTTCGTATCATTACGACCATCGACTCCCGGATGCAGACCTACGCCGAACAGGCTACCGATGAGCGCATGAAACAGTTGCAGCGCACGTTCGATAACCACTGGCGCGGCCGGAACCCCTGGACGGATGAAGATGGTAACGAGATTCCGGGCTTTATCGACTCTGTCGCCCGGCGGACCGAACGGTACAAGAGCCTGGCCCGACGGTTTCCGAATGATCCGGATTCGATCAACTACTACATGAAAGTCCGCAAGTACAAAATGCGGGTATTCAGCTGGAACAGCAAGAAAGGGTACGATTCAACGAACATGACGCCGTATGACTCCATTGCCTACTACAAGCACTTCCTGCAATCAGGAATGGTGGCAATGGACCCGCATACGGGCTACGTCCGGGCCTGGGTTGGTGGTATCGACTACGATTACTTCAAATATGACCACGTTAAGCAGGGCAAACGGCAACCCGGCTCTACGTTCAAGCCGTTTGTGTACACCAGCGTTATCGACGATACGTTGCTTAACCTCAGCCCCTGCGACCGGATTCAGGACAAACCCTTCCGGAAAGAGTACCGCGAAAATGGCGAAGATAAGGTATGGGAGCCCCGTAATTCAACAGGCTACTATTCCTATTCAAACCTCACGTTACGCCGGGCAATGGCGCGCTCGGTCAACTCCATAACGGCCCATCTTACTGACGAAGTAGGTCCGGAGCGGGTAGCTCAATACGCTCATCGCATGGGTATCAAGAGTTCGCTTCAGGCCGTACCCTCTATCGGCCTCGGGTCGTCGGACGTATCGCTGTACGAACTGGTAGGGGCCTACTGCACGTTTGTCAACGACGGCGAAGCTATCGATCCCATCATCGTTCAACGGATTGAAGACCGAGAAGGAAAGGAAATTGAAAGCTTTACGCCCACCCGTCAGCGCGCGATCAGCGAAGAAACGGCTTTCCTGATGCGCTACATGCTGCAGGGTGGTCTGCAGGAATCGGGTGGCACGTCGCAGGCCTTGTGGTCGTTCGACCTGTTCAAGAACAAAAACGAGATGGGCGGCAAAACGGGAACTACGTCCAACAACTCGGACGGCTGGTTCGTGGGCGTATCCGAAAATCTGGTTGTTGGCGCCTGGGTAGGTGGTGATGATCGAAGTATCCACTTCCGCTCGACCGATATGGGCGAAGGAGCCAAGACAGCGCTGCCGCTGGTGGGTACCTTTCTCGAAAAGGTGTACAAAGACCCTAAATTCAAAGCATTGCAGGGGCCTTTTCATAAGCCAACCATTCCAATCACGAAAAATTACCTGGACTGCGGCTACTCAGACGATGAGGTTGAGAGTGAGTCAGATTCCACGAATGTGGACGCTGTTGGCGATTCAACGCTGGCCCCCGTCATTCCAGGGCTGGACCCCACCGCCCCACCAGATACGACAAACCGACCACAGTAG
- a CDS encoding aldose epimerase family protein, whose translation MQRLTLTALIAAALYLQSCKTNTSEQRKIDSIAVATGDTTAMLRAKLPDPATFGGDINGEKASLYVLRNKDIQVAITDYGARIVGLIVPDKAGMPTDVAVGFGSLEGYKKTGEPFYGPIVGRFGNRIAKGKFTLDGKTYSTELNNNGNTLHSGPTGFHNHVWQAKQPNDKTLELTYVSKDGEGGFPGTVTTKVTYSLTDDNGLKIDYSATTDKDTPYNPTSHGFFNLNGEASGTINDHELMLVADKFSMVDKGLIPQGDPVAVAGTPFDFRKLTKIGSRVEEKNEQLTFGGGYDHNWVLNKKEGEFATAAEIIGDKSGIRMEVLTTELAVQFYGGNFFKGADTGKYGKPVNFREAFALETQHYPDSPNHPSYPTTILKPGQTYKQTTEYRFSTVK comes from the coding sequence ATGCAACGACTTACTTTGACGGCTCTGATTGCCGCTGCGCTTTATCTGCAAAGTTGTAAAACCAATACCTCTGAACAACGTAAAATTGACTCTATCGCGGTAGCGACTGGTGATACCACCGCCATGCTACGTGCTAAATTACCCGATCCTGCCACCTTTGGCGGAGACATAAATGGCGAAAAAGCCAGCCTTTACGTCCTCCGCAACAAAGACATTCAGGTTGCCATTACGGACTACGGGGCGCGTATTGTTGGGCTTATCGTTCCCGATAAAGCCGGAATGCCAACCGACGTAGCTGTTGGTTTTGGGAGTCTAGAAGGATACAAAAAAACAGGTGAACCATTTTATGGACCAATCGTGGGTCGGTTCGGTAACCGTATTGCTAAAGGGAAATTTACCCTCGATGGCAAAACGTATTCGACCGAGCTGAACAACAACGGCAACACACTGCACAGTGGTCCGACTGGTTTTCATAACCACGTCTGGCAGGCTAAACAGCCAAATGACAAAACGCTGGAGCTAACCTACGTATCGAAAGACGGCGAAGGCGGCTTCCCCGGCACCGTAACAACAAAAGTAACCTATTCGCTGACGGACGATAACGGCCTGAAGATTGATTATTCGGCCACGACTGATAAAGACACTCCGTACAATCCAACCAGCCACGGCTTCTTTAACCTGAACGGTGAAGCCAGTGGTACCATCAACGACCACGAATTGATGCTGGTAGCTGATAAGTTCTCGATGGTTGATAAGGGCCTGATTCCGCAGGGCGATCCTGTCGCTGTCGCCGGTACGCCGTTTGACTTTAGAAAACTGACAAAAATCGGATCCCGGGTTGAGGAGAAAAACGAGCAGCTGACGTTCGGCGGGGGCTACGACCACAACTGGGTACTGAACAAAAAAGAAGGCGAGTTCGCGACAGCGGCTGAAATTATCGGCGACAAATCAGGTATCCGGATGGAAGTGCTGACAACCGAACTTGCCGTTCAGTTCTACGGTGGTAACTTCTTCAAGGGGGCCGATACTGGAAAATACGGTAAGCCTGTCAACTTCCGGGAAGCCTTCGCACTGGAAACGCAGCACTACCCGGATTCGCCAAACCACCCGTCGTATCCAACTACTATTCTAAAACCAGGACAGACGTACAAACAAACGACTGAGTATCGGTTTTCAACAGTGAAGTGA
- a CDS encoding aldose 1-epimerase — MPFQITTQPFGPLPSATEPITEYILEHTESGEFITVLPGFGATLRRLVLRKGDKLFALLKTPESPQALVADETHASALLYPFVSRIRHGIYMFEDESYTLKLNEASRDNAIHGFVYDKEFTVVEQEATDTSARLTMQYDYKGEFSGYPFPFLLTITYELVQADLLKLGSAHEEDKMSALRISYSVRNTGPTRCPAAFGWHPYFMFSEEPIDNHLLELPGRTEISLDAKTMLPTGHYDRVAAERLDLYDNVLDTPFMIEPTGQHPDSSTFAETSLISAKHNIRLVMGQETGEGKLNYMVCFTPPKRDSIAIEPLTSNVNAFNNGEGLTVLHPGGDLSGNIWVRLD, encoded by the coding sequence ATGCCTTTCCAGATTACCACTCAGCCTTTTGGCCCATTACCGTCGGCAACAGAGCCAATCACCGAATACATCCTCGAACATACAGAGTCAGGCGAATTCATTACGGTATTGCCCGGCTTTGGCGCTACGCTTCGACGGTTGGTGCTTCGGAAGGGCGACAAGCTTTTTGCCCTTCTTAAAACACCGGAATCACCCCAGGCCCTGGTTGCCGATGAAACCCACGCCAGTGCGCTGCTCTATCCGTTTGTTAGTCGCATCCGGCATGGGATCTACATGTTTGAAGACGAATCCTACACGCTGAAATTAAACGAAGCCAGTCGCGACAACGCCATTCACGGCTTCGTTTATGACAAAGAATTCACGGTAGTCGAGCAGGAAGCGACCGATACGTCGGCCCGGCTTACCATGCAGTACGATTACAAGGGTGAGTTTAGCGGTTACCCTTTTCCATTCCTGTTAACTATTACGTATGAGCTGGTTCAGGCGGATCTGCTGAAGCTCGGAAGCGCTCACGAAGAGGATAAGATGTCGGCGTTACGTATCAGCTACTCCGTTCGGAACACCGGTCCAACCCGCTGCCCGGCGGCCTTTGGCTGGCACCCGTATTTCATGTTCTCCGAAGAACCCATTGATAACCATCTGCTGGAACTACCCGGCCGGACCGAGATTTCGCTGGACGCCAAGACCATGCTGCCAACCGGGCATTACGATCGGGTAGCCGCCGAACGCCTGGATTTATACGACAACGTGCTGGATACACCGTTTATGATTGAACCCACGGGGCAGCATCCCGATAGCAGTACTTTCGCCGAAACGTCGCTCATCTCCGCTAAGCATAACATACGGCTGGTTATGGGTCAGGAAACCGGAGAAGGCAAATTGAACTACATGGTCTGTTTTACGCCCCCCAAGCGCGATAGTATCGCTATCGAACCACTGACATCAAACGTCAATGCCTTTAATAATGGCGAAGGGCTTACCGTCCTTCATCCCGGCGGAGACCTCTCCGGCAACATCTGGGTGCGTCTGGACTAA